One window of the Rhipicephalus microplus isolate Deutch F79 chromosome 2, USDA_Rmic, whole genome shotgun sequence genome contains the following:
- the ND-B14.5B gene encoding NADH dehydrogenase (ubiquinone) B14.5 B subunit, whose amino-acid sequence MADEKYGTLPPYYEKLFTPEPFNEHRLFMRRFYFWGFPGLAGVLSACIANYFMRKPAFSGIQKHIFGAALYVALGESAMRYADHRSMERDAILRRYILLHPEDFPEPERKKYRDVLEPWIPVR is encoded by the exons ATGGCGGACGAAAAGTACGGAACGCTGCCCCCGTATTACGAAAAACTATTTACTCCTGAACCTTTCAATGAACATCGTCTGTTTATGAGGCGCTTCTATTTTTGGGGCTTCCCTGGATTGGCCGGTGTACTCTCAGCTTGTATAGCAAACTATTTCATGAGGAAGCCAGCGTTCAGCG GTATTCAAAAACACATTTTTGGTGCGGCTTTATATGTCGCCCTTGGAGAATCCGCCATGCGCTACGCCGACCACCGTTCTATGGAGCGAGATGCCATTCTTCGTCGCTACATCTTGCTGCATCCCGAGGACTTTCCAGAGCCTG AGCGGAAGAAGTACAGAGATGTTCTTGAGCCCTGGATTCCAGTGCGATGA